A window from Eubalaena glacialis isolate mEubGla1 chromosome 1, mEubGla1.1.hap2.+ XY, whole genome shotgun sequence encodes these proteins:
- the LOC133099679 gene encoding dnaJ homolog subfamily A member 1-like, protein MVKETTYYDVLGVKPNATQEELKKAYRKLALKYHPDKNPNEGEKFKQISQAYEVLSDAKKRELYDKGGEQAIKEGGAGGGFGSPMDIFDMFFGGGGRMQRERRGKNVVHQLTVTLEDLYNGATRKLALQKNVICDKCEGRGGKKGAVECCPNCRGTGMQIRIHQIGPGMVQQIQSVCMECQGHGERISPKDRCKSCNGRKIVLEKKILEVHIDKGMKGGQKITFHGEGDQEPGLEPGDIIIVLDQKDHAVFTRRGEDLFMCMDIQLVEALCGFQKPISTLDNRTIVITSHPGQIVKHGDIKCVLNEGMPIYRRPYEKGRLIIEFKVNFPENGFLSPDKLSLLEKLLPERKEVEETDEMDQVELVDFDPNQERRRHYNGEAYEDDEHHPRGGVQCQTS, encoded by the coding sequence ATGGTGAAAGAAACCACTTATTATGATGTTTTGGGGGTCAAACCCAATGCCACCCAAGAAGAATTGAAAAAGGCTTACAGGAAACTGGCCTTGAAGTACCACCCTGATAAGAATCCAAATGAAGGAGAGAAGTTTAAACAGATTTCTCAAGCTTACGAAGTGCTCTCTGATGCAAAGAAAAGGGAattatatgacaaaggaggagagCAGGCAATTAAAGAAGGTGGAGCAGGTGGCGGTTTTGGCTCCCCCATGGACATCTTTGATATGTTTTTTGGAGGAGGAGGCAGGatgcagagagaaaggagaggtaaAAATGTTGTGCATCAACTCACAGTAACCTTAGAAGATTTATATAATGGTGCAACAAGAAAACTAGCTCTGCAAAAGAATGTGATTTGTGACAAATGTGAAGGCCGAGGTGGTAAGAAAGGAGCAGTAGAGTGCTGTCCCAATTGCCGAGGTACTGGAATGCAAATAAGAATTCATCAGATAGGACCTGGAATGGTTCAGCAAATTCAGTCTGTCTGCATGGAGTGCCAGGGCCATGGGGAGCGGATCAGTCCTAAAGATAGATGTAAAAGCTGCAATGGAAGGAAGATAGTTCTAGAGAAGAAAATTCTAGAAGTTCATATTGACAAAGGCATGAAAGGTGGCCAGAAGATAACATTCCATGGTGAAGGAGACCAAGAACCAGGACTGGAGCCAGGAGATATTATCATCGTTTTAGATCAGAAGGACCATGCTGTTTTTACTCGACGAGGAGAAGACCTTTTCATGTGTATGGACATACAGCTGGTTGAGGCATTGTGTGGCTTCCAAAAGCCAATATCTACTCTTGACAACCGAACCATAGTCATCACTTCTCATCCAGGTCAGATTGTCAAGCATGGAGATATCAAGTGTGTGCTAAATGAAGGCATGCCAATTTATCGTAGACCATATGAAAAGGGTCGCCTAATAATTGAATTTAAGGTAAACTTTCCTGAGAATGGCTTTCTCTCCCCGGATAAACTCTCTTTGCTGGAAAAACTCCTACCTGAGAGGAAGGAAGTAGAAGAGACTGATGAAATGGACCAGGTAGAACTAGTGGACTTTGATCCAAATCAGGAAAGACGGCGCCATTACAATGGAGAAGCATATGAGGATGATGAACATCATCCTCGGGGTGGTGTTC